The following DNA comes from Nicotiana sylvestris chromosome 10, ASM39365v2, whole genome shotgun sequence.
GATGAAATAAGTTGTAATAATGAACAACAATATCAAAAAGTAGAAACATTATATTATTGGAAACAAAGTCCTTATCTTGCATAGCATTAGGAAGCAAAATCAAGTAGCAAAGAAGGAGACAGCATTTGAAACTTATGGATTCAAGATTCTACGGGgagtttggacataagaattgtaaaatttcgaaaaaaaatgaaaacaatatttaaaaattagagttatgttcatgaatataattttggattttttttgaatttttatgagtgatctgaatgaaaattttgaaaaacgactttttggagtttttcaaattttcgaaaaacttcaaaattcatcttcaagtgaaaattcgaaattttatggtcaaacactaattttgaaaaaaaagtaaaaaaaattcgaaaaaaagccaaacgggctctaaatctTTTAAGTTACTGAGTAATAAGTTAATAATTCGTACATATTCAATGAAGTTTTCAAGATACATGCTTTAGAACAAAGTTACTGAATCCGACCGAACCCATATAGCTTCTACTCTCGCTCCGCCACCGCAAGTAGCTGACCTACTAGCAAGGGCGAAGTCACACTTTGATTAGGGCGGTCAATTGACCACCATTTGTCGGAATATTACATTATGTATATAAATAACATATAAGGTTTTAGAGGTACATAACATATATTGTATACCCTTTATCGAAAATTATTTCTACTTCTTTTAAATTTGAACATTCTTGACGAAATTTTTGACTTTGCCATTACATGCTAGCTAAGGAAGGGGCTAGTAAATCACATGAAGATCTTTTTATTCATCACTTTGCCTTAAAAGCTGTTGAGGGAAAAAGGAACTTCTTAAACTGTTTGAACATGTGCTGTCATAATGGACAAGTTTTAAACTAAACTATTCTGAAAGGAGTAACTTCTAGTTTTCGTTAAATTAGAGTGCTAAAATTTATTGACAGAAAAAAAATAATCATGTCAATCATATTAAGTATTTCTTAGAAAAAAGAGATAATTTCAGAGAGCTTTCATCATGTTTGGGCTTATCACACTGACCTCCTTGAAGTTTACGTATGATATTATGCTTACCTCtcctattttaattttttgtaataattctttaatatatttattattaAAGTAAAAAAGTTATAATATGACTATTAATAAAAATGGACTACTAATAATATGCTATTATTTTATATGATTGCAGATACTGGAAGCAGGACCTAAGGCAGCAAAGGATCTGATTGAGTAAGGAGCAGAATTAAGGAAATCTATGTTAATGTGTCCATCTTCCAGTACCTTCTTTGTTTGGTTATCAGCTTTTAAAGCAGATAATGTTGGAATAAATCTGTGTGAACAATATCAACTAGTGATTGTAATAATTTGGCCCCGACTTGGCAACTTAAGTGCTCTATATATATGAGTGTGTGTGAGATATATATTtctaccaaaaaagaaaaatagagtgcTAATTTCAGTTTGCTCTTAATTTGGATGGTTGCTATCTATTGTATTATATCgtattgttacattaaatataatatttgttttgattgttatttaaactttattatattgtatcATTAAATTCGTGTTTCGCATAACGGCGATGTATTTAGACAGAGATAATAACACAACCATTGCCTCCCTCTTTTTCGCCCCTATGTTGAAATGTTAGTTAGAGTGTTAGTTATGGTGTTAGAATATAAAGCTGGATGTCAGCTGTATTTAGCTAGTAGAGCATTAGTTAGCTAAGTAGATACTTAACAAAAAATGAAGAGAATCACTTTCTTTTGTGTATCTGCGCAACTCCTTCTTCATTTCCATAGCTCAGCAGCTCAATCTAGATCTAGGATTtcatcatggtatcagagctcgcGTTGAAGATCCACGCATCGTTATCAAATTCCTAGAGTCTTAGCTGCATCCAGTAATTGAGTTGGAGCAAGTTGAAGCAATTTTTCGATATCGTCTAAGCTAGAGCTTAATCGACAATCAACAATTGCATCTCCTCTGTTCTTCTTCATCTAAGCTTGATTATTGTTCAACAATGGCGATTGAGAATGAAGAAATTGATACAAGCGCATCAACACTCGGAGGAGGTCATATCTTAATCGATCAACATCATCCACTGTTCCTTAAACCATGTGATACCCCAGGTAGTTCTCTAATTTCAGTCAAATTAACTGGACCCGAGAATTATACACTGTGGAGTAGTACAATGCGTGTGAGTTTACTAGGAAAAAGTAAGCTAGGGGTTGTGGATGGTAGATACCTTAAGGAGAAGTTTGATATAACTCTTCATGAATTATGGTACTCTCATGGATCATGAATCCAATAACTGCTGCATTGCCAAGTGGCATGGTGTATGTCTGATGGGTTTACAATGTCttagctttatgttttgatgatctaacaaactatcaaagaaccagataaggaacctgacacATTTGGTACATATTACAAATCAACGgactccagctaatgtgaactGCTACAACATCAGAAGATAGAGGATCAACACAGGGACCTAATACCCTTATGTTTCCCTCACAGCAGTGCGAAGTCAACTGTGTACAActagaaagtgactgcctgcactgtACACAGAAACAGTGCAGCACAGTTCTGTAGTCACTTGTCCTTTGACCCACCAAGTGATTatatcattcaagtgatgtcatccaagttgtattaacaaaagtattacaacaaaacatcacttgaacatttGAGAATTCATTCCAAGCATTCAAGCTATCTGATATTCGAGCATTCAATTCTCAAGTGTATAAAGAACAAAGTTTAacactactacggaccagttcctaaatttAGTAtcttgttgtccttagttgagttgtaactttgtaattgttcCTCATTGCAATTCTTACTTTGCTTATCTAGAAACGTTGCTTAGGAACCCCTTGTAAAACCATAGACCCTTAATGTTTGTGCcatgactagagttagtcatgaagTATATTGCAAAGtagcttgtaataggtgtattgcaaGTTAATGAGGGactaagagtttaattcctagattgcatatGTTGTAATCTACAGTTGCTCATAGTGAAGTTAaaatcctaccagtgtaggtcgtggttttttatccccttgagcatggatttttccacgtaaaacccCCTGTCTTACTTACTGTTTCATTAGCATTCTCAGTAGAAACTCACAAGAGGATATAGTctctctatagtttggtggactcatatattctatcaattggtatcaaagcaggTTACTCCTattaggctaacacctaggaaggatcattatggctgctccaccaaattttgatgAAGATCAGTCTACTTATagaccacccaggttcaatgggcaatactatgggtggtggaagataagaatgcatgattttatcatggctgaagATTCTGAGTTGTGGGATGTTATATGTGATGGTCCTTATGTCCCAACAAAGAATGTCGGAGATCTTCCATTGACGGTGCCAAAGACTAGGAAAGAATACACCGATGCAGATAGAAAAGCTATGGAGAAAATTTTTTGTGCCAAGAAAATTTTGGTGTGTGGCATAAGACCTAATGAATAGAATAGGATCTCAGCTTGTCATTCCGCCAAGaagatatgggaagctttgcaaacaACACATAAGGGAACCACTCAAGTAGAGCAATCTAAGATCGATATGCTTACCACTGAGTATGAGCTCTGTAGGATGAAAGACGATGAATCTATTAAAGacatgcacacaagattcacttccatcataaatgagttacactcacttggtgaagTCATTCTCGGGAACAAGCTCGTGAGGAACATTCTTAATATCCTGCCTAGTTCATGGGAGAGTAAagtgaatgctattactgaagCAAATGActtgcaggagctgaccatagacGAGCTAGTTAGAAATCTGAAAACCTAGGTGATGGGATTTCAATGTCTTAGCATTAttcttcttatgttttgatgatctaacaaacttatcgTGAAGAACCAAATAGAGAACCTGGCCCACAGGATATACGATTCATGTGAACTGGTCAAAGTCTGAAAATCAACAAATGGATGAACGAccacagggaggaacacaacagggacctgatgACCTGGTCCCATAGGGTTCTCTGACACAAGCACAAGTCATTGATTGTATGCAATCAATATAAAAAGCAACACAATAGGGATCTgttcccttagggttctctgacagaagtacaagtcaagtacACAGCTGGAACGTAGCTGAAAATAGTGACCATCTAGCAACTGTCACAGAAGAGAAACACAACTAGAACCTGGTCTGTTGGTAtgtcctgacagaagtacaaagtccactatccaACTGGAACGCAACTGCCCAGAAGTGGCTGTGCAGACAGTACAGCAGTCACTTCTCAATGGGAAGAAGcgtacaccaagagttgacatcactatccaCTGTCCTAacttttgtgataaaataacccGGTGCAAGACATACCATTCTTCGTGCATTCAGGgatattctctcaagaaacaaaagtgttcatccggcattgaagtcactagtgtgtcaagaacaagaagacaactccactaaggatcagtttctaaatGAGTTTATATACATCTGTAtctgagttgtaatcttgttatttatttttcattgtaattcctagtttgctttcttagaagcgttgtattaggaacaaaccaaaattcataaacttctgagtttatgttgtgactagggatagtcataagtttaaatccTTTATAACTAGGATAattatagagtggcttgtggtggttgcatcacaagttagtttgaagtctttgcaatagggtttttgcaaagtggcttgtaatagggagattgcaagttaatagagttaaaagcctacaagagtatgTCGTtattttttgatccccttgtgtgggatttttccacgtagaaaatctCCTTAATtctttactttcagtctttaCTCCATTCTACACATTATCTCATAGAGGatcaggtactctatagtttagtgaactcatataaactaacactACGGTATCATGGCAAGTctctcctatcaggctaacacctaggaaggatcctcaatggCTTCTCCACCAAACTTTaaagaaggacaatcaacctatagacctcccagattcaatggtcaatactatGGCTGGTGGAAGATCCGTATGCATGATTTTACGATAGCAGAAGATTCAGAGCTGtgggacatcatttgtgatggtccacatgttcccaTGAAGAAACTTGAAGAAACAGGATCATTGGTGCCCAAAGGGAGAAGAGAGTACAGCGACATTGACAGAAAAgctgtagaaaagaactatcgtgccaagaaaatcttgatgtGTAGCATAagacctgatgagtacaacagagtatcagcttgtgatactgccaaagaaatatgggaagctttacaaaccgcacacgaaggaactactcaagTCAAACAATCCAAGATCGGCATGCTCACTACTGAatatgagctcttcaggatgaagaatgatgagtccatacaagatatgcacaccagattcacctctatcataaatgagcttcactcacttggagatgtcattcccagaaacaagcttgtaaggaaaatcttcagtgttctacctgggtcttgggaaagtaaggtaaatgccatcactgaagctaaagatctacagactcat
Coding sequences within:
- the LOC138880219 gene encoding uncharacterized protein encodes the protein MAAPPNFDEDQSTYRPPRFNGQYYGWWKIRMHDFIMAEDSELWDVICDGPYVPTKNVGDLPLTVPKTRKEYTDADRKAMEKIFCAKKILIWEALQTTHKGTTQVEQSKIDMLTTEYELCRMKDDESIKDMHTRFTSIINELHSLGEVILGNKLVRNILNILPSSWESKVNAITEANDLQELTIDELVRNLKT